A window of Sphingobacterium kitahiroshimense genomic DNA:
ACTATATTGAAAAATATAATAAATAAAGCCAAGAGCATCCGCTCTGTATTTGAAATTCGACCAGAAAAAATGATTTCTCTCAGTACCAATACGACCCAGATTAAAGAGAGTAACAAAGATATACTAAAGAGAATAGGAAAAATTTCAAAATAAAAGAATTTTGATATTATTGAAATGCAATAAAAAGCAAGACTAAACAAAAAAGCTTGTTTAGTCTGATACTCTAAGTTTTTCATTAAATACGATTGTTTATTGTAAACCTATTCGGTTATTGATTATCGATATGAAAAGTATAACCTTGATGGATGTATATTAATAAACATCAATCTCAGGATCGATCTCCTCTTTCCAAGCAAGGATTCCGCCTTTTAAATTTGCTAAATTATCAAAACCTTGTTGCTCTAACATCATTACTGCTTGCGCAGAACGTTTTCCTGAACGGCATTGTACCACGACAGGTTTATCTTTAGCGATTTTATCTACTTCAATTAAGATTCCAGATAAAGGAATATTCAATCCTCCTAAATTAGAAACCTCATATTCAAATGATTCACGAACATCAATTAATTGAAAATCTTCGCCATTATCAATTTTTGATTTAAGCTCTTCTACTGTTACTTCTTTCATGATGATTACTATTTATATCAAATATACTACTTAATTACGAAAATAAACCGTTAAAGCGTGAGGTCTTTTTGCATAACATAATCATCCAAAATATAACCATAATAAGGGATGTCAACAACTTCCGTTACAACAAAACTCTGCTTTAAATAAAAATGATAAGCCGGATTACCCCGATTTACATTTAGCTCTAAAAGCTTTAAATCTCTTGATTTAGCCAGATCAGCTACAAAATTTAAGAACTTCGTTCCATAACCTTTTCCCTTATCTTCAGCTAACAGATAAAGTTTTTCTATTCTCAAAATCGATTGTTCCTTATTTTGAACAGCAACAAATCCTTTGGGTACAGCACCTTCATACAGTAAATAAAAATCTTGACCACTGTCCATTAAAGCCTGAATAGCATCAACAGTGTAATTTTTATTCAACATAAAATCAATTTGTTCTTGCGTTAGAATAGCAGGATAAGTTTCATTATAACTTTGCTGTCCAATTTTACTAATAAATGCCGCTTCATCTTTTCCTGCGGATTTAATAATTACTGCGCTCATAATTTTTCTGTCAATAAACAATATTTTGGTGATGAAAATTCTAACCTAAAAAAACCATCTTGAATTGTTCTAAAGTGATTTTCTCCAATCGCTTGCAAACCACTTGTCTCCAAGTCATTCAGTACAGACCCTATAAAAAGCTCATCCCCAGCAGGCATCCATTTCTCAAATCCCGATTGAACAAAGATAGTTCTCGTTTCGTGATGCAACCATACAATATCAATCATTGGTGCAAAATATTCCAATACTGTCTGATCAAATCCAGATCCTAATATATTTACAGCTTTGTACCCCTCCTCAATAAGATAACTCAAAGCACTGGCTATAAAATTTTTTTCATAAATAACAGCCTTTACATGCTCCTGCGGGAAATCCATGAGCCCCGGAGTGAAGATGATATCTACCTTATAGGCCTGAGAAGTAACAGCTTCATAAGAGTTGACATCCGTAACGATCGTTGGAGACCATTCTAAAAGCTGTCCAACCAACTCTTTGTCAATACTATAAATATCCGTTATCAGTAGTGCCGGCTCTTGCCTTTCTCGAACAATATGATGTGACGACATAGACTTTACTGACCTAAACGTCTTAATGTCATATAAGCCATAAGACCAATGCTCAATTGTAATGCATCCTCATCAATATCAAAAGATGACGTATGAACAGCAGACTGGATACCCTTCGACTTATTTCCTGTCCCTAAACGGTAGAAGCAGGCATTTACTTCCTGCGAGTAATAGGAAAAATCTTCTGCCGCAGGCCAAAGATCTAAATCTAAAACATTTTCTTTACCGAGATATTCTTCAGCATAACCTCTTGCTGCTTTTGTCAGTTCAGGATTGTTAATTAGGAACGGGTATCCTTTACGTACATCAAAATCACAAACCGCACCCATACTCTCTGCAATACCTGTTGCCATTTTAACCATCTTTTCATGAGCCTCAGCGCGCCAATCTTCATCAAACGTACGAAAGGTTCCTTCAAGATAAACTTCGTCAGGAACGATGTTTGTAGCTCCATTTGCAATGATCTTTCCGAAAGAAAGAACTGTAGGGGTTCTTGGGTCGGCAAATCGGCTCGCAATCTGTTGCAGTGCCGTTATGATATGCGCTGTGATAACAATTGGATCAATATTTTGATGCGGATGGGCACCGTGACCTCCTTTACCTTTTACTGTCACAAAAAGTTCATCACAAGAAGCCATATACTTCCCCTCTCTAAAGCCAACTTTACCTGCCTCAATAAAAGGCATAACATGTTGACCTATAATGGCTGAAGGAATAGGATTTTCTAAAACTCCTTCTTTAATCATGAGGGATGCTCCACCCGGAAGACGTTCTTCTCCTGGTTGGAAAATCAATTTTACAACTCCTCCAAATTCCGATTTCAATGCGTGCAGTATTTTGGCCACACCTAACAAAGATGAGGTATGCACATCATGTCCACAGGCATGCATGACACCTGGATTTTGAGAACCGTAAGTCCTGCCTTCCACTTCTTGGATAGGCAAAGCGTCCATATCAGCGCGTAAAGCAATCACTTCATCAGAAACGATGTCACCCGTTAAATAGGCAACTACACCCGTATCAGCCATTTCTTCAAAGGGAATTCCAATAGCATTCAAAACAGACTTGACATATGCCGAAGTACTGTACTCTTCAAAAGAAAGTTCAGGGTGCTGATGAAGATGTCTCCTCATTTGAACTGTTTCTTGAAAAAACTGTTGGGCTAAGGCATTAACTTTATCTTTAATACTTGCCATTTTAATAAGATTATTGGTAAACAAAAACGTTTTCAGAGAATACGAAGACGTTCTTAAATTGTTGACGCAGCAAATTCATAAAATTATTTGCTTCAGATCGACTCCTAAAATCTCCTACTTTAACCCTATAATTAGGTTCATCGTAATTAATATAGGTATCAATATCTTTATACATATTTCTAAATCGCGCCTGCTCTGAGAAAGCACTGTTACGATCACTGCCTGCAAATATCTGAACCCTAAAACCACGAACCGTAGTACGCGTAGCCGCGCTTCTTACAGTCGGTTTAGTTGGTACAGCAACAGGTTTGCTTTCGACAGGATTGATACCCATATTTGCCCTAACGTGTTGTAATAGCGTAATTAATGTATCTTTTACGACAACTACATTTTCATTTTGTTGCGCCTTTACTTTCGAAAAAGTAAAAGCAACTAAAGCAAAAACAACTATCAATCCTCTCTTAAGCATTATTATATTTTTTTAAAACACTGCCTAGCTATTAACGCCGTGACAGTTTTTGTATTTCTTACCAGAACCACAAGGACAGTCATCATTGCGGCCAATTGCATTTTCATTGCGGATAGGCTGTGTAGGGCCCAAATCACGGGTATCTACATCCTCAGCACTTACTCCAATTGGAGATTCCAGCTCTGCTTTTGTCGCTTTAACCTGTACCGGAGCAGCTTGAACAGAACGTTCTGGAACACTTTGCATATTTTGTCCAGGGATCTCACCTTTAAAGATAAAGCTTACAATATCCTTATTCATGGTCGCCAGCATCGACTTAAATAAGTTGAATGCTTCCATTTTATAGATAATGATCGGATCCTTTTGTTCGTAAACAGCATTCTGAACAGATTGTTTTAAGTCATCCATTTCACGTAAATGCTCTTTCCAAGCTTCATCAATTAATGCTAAAACAATACCTTTTTCAAAAGATTTGAAAACTTCTCTTCCTTCTGTTTCTATTGCTTTCTTCAAATTTGTAGCAACTTGAATGCCACGAAGACCATCGGAGAAAGGAATAACAACATTTTCGACAACATTACCACGCTCTTCAAATACATTTTGCAATACTGGCATCGTATGTGCCGCTACCGTATTTAATTTAGTGTGGTACGCATTGATTATCTGATCAAACAAACGATCTGTTAACGCTTCGATCTTTAGACTTGTGAATTCTTCTTCCGAAATCTCTGGATTTACAGCAAATATACGGATTACTTCAATTTGAAAATCTTCATATGAACCGCCTTCTTTAGCATCAACAACAATTTCTTCAACAACATCAAAAATCATATTGTTCAAATCGACGTCTAAACGTTCTCCGAACAATGCATTCTTACGCTTTGTGTATATAACTGTACGCTGTGAGTTCATCACATCATCATACTCCAATAAACGCTTACGAATACCAAAGTTGTTTTCTTCTACTTTACGCTGTGCTCTTTCGATTGACTTTGTCAACATACTATGTTGCATCACTTCACCTTCTTCAACACCCATTTTAACCATGATGTTAGAGATACGCTCAGAAGCGAAAAGACGCATTAAGTTGTCTTCCAAAGAAACAAAGAACTGCGATGATCCCGGATCCCCTTGTCGACCAGCACGACCACGTAACTGACGGTCAACACGACGAGATTCGTGACGTTCTGTACCGATGATCGCTAAACCACCTGCAGCTTTCACCTCATCTGTTAATTTAATATCCGTACCACGACCAGCCATGTTTGTCGCAATAGTTACCTGTCCAGGTTGACCTGCTTCCGCAACAATATCGGCCTCTTTTTGGTGTAATTTTGCATTTAAGACATTATGCTTTACCTTACGTAATTGAAGCATACGGCTTAATAATTCAGAGATCTCAACAGAAGTTGTACCGACCAACACAGGTCTTCCCGCTTCAGTTAACTTTTGGATTTCTTCCGCAACGGCATTATATTTTTCACGAGCAGTACGGTAAATAAAATCTTGACGGTCATCACGTAAAGCAACGCGGTTTGTAGGAATTTCTACAACGTCCAATTTATATATTTCCCAAAGCTCACCAGCCTCAGTAGAAGCTGTACCCGTCATACCCGCAAGTTTGTGGTACATACGGAAGTAATTTTGTAAGGTAATCGTTGCATATGTCTGTGTAGCATCTTCTACTTTCACATTTTCTTTTGCTTCGATTGCCTGGTGTAATCCATCAGAGTAACGGCGACCATCCATGATACGTCCTGTTTGCTCATCTACTATTTTTACTTTTCCTTCGTCAACAATATATTCAACATCATTTTCAAATAAAGTATATGCCTTCAATAATTGATTGATTGAATGAATACGCTCTGCTTTGATAGAATAATCACGTAATAACTCCTCTTTACGAGCAGCTTTCTCCTCTAAAGGAATATCTGCTTTTTCGATATCCGCAATTTCAGAACCTACATCTGGCAAGATAAAGAATGAAGGATCTTCTCCCGAAGCAGTAATAAGCTCAA
This region includes:
- a CDS encoding rhodanese-like domain-containing protein; the encoded protein is MKEVTVEELKSKIDNGEDFQLIDVRESFEYEVSNLGGLNIPLSGILIEVDKIAKDKPVVVQCRSGKRSAQAVMMLEQQGFDNLANLKGGILAWKEEIDPEIDVY
- a CDS encoding GNAT family N-acetyltransferase; protein product: MSAVIIKSAGKDEAAFISKIGQQSYNETYPAILTQEQIDFMLNKNYTVDAIQALMDSGQDFYLLYEGAVPKGFVAVQNKEQSILRIEKLYLLAEDKGKGYGTKFLNFVADLAKSRDLKLLELNVNRGNPAYHFYLKQSFVVTEVVDIPYYGYILDDYVMQKDLTL
- a CDS encoding thiamine diphosphokinase, with amino-acid sequence MSSHHIVRERQEPALLITDIYSIDKELVGQLLEWSPTIVTDVNSYEAVTSQAYKVDIIFTPGLMDFPQEHVKAVIYEKNFIASALSYLIEEGYKAVNILGSGFDQTVLEYFAPMIDIVWLHHETRTIFVQSGFEKWMPAGDELFIGSVLNDLETSGLQAIGENHFRTIQDGFFRLEFSSPKYCLLTEKL
- a CDS encoding M20 metallopeptidase family protein, producing the protein MASIKDKVNALAQQFFQETVQMRRHLHQHPELSFEEYSTSAYVKSVLNAIGIPFEEMADTGVVAYLTGDIVSDEVIALRADMDALPIQEVEGRTYGSQNPGVMHACGHDVHTSSLLGVAKILHALKSEFGGVVKLIFQPGEERLPGGASLMIKEGVLENPIPSAIIGQHVMPFIEAGKVGFREGKYMASCDELFVTVKGKGGHGAHPHQNIDPIVITAHIITALQQIASRFADPRTPTVLSFGKIIANGATNIVPDEVYLEGTFRTFDEDWRAEAHEKMVKMATGIAESMGAVCDFDVRKGYPFLINNPELTKAARGYAEEYLGKENVLDLDLWPAAEDFSYYSQEVNACFYRLGTGNKSKGIQSAVHTSSFDIDEDALQLSIGLMAYMTLRRLGQ
- a CDS encoding SPOR domain-containing protein, coding for MLKRGLIVVFALVAFTFSKVKAQQNENVVVVKDTLITLLQHVRANMGINPVESKPVAVPTKPTVRSAATRTTVRGFRVQIFAGSDRNSAFSEQARFRNMYKDIDTYINYDEPNYRVKVGDFRSRSEANNFMNLLRQQFKNVFVFSENVFVYQ
- the secA gene encoding preprotein translocase subunit SecA; translated protein: MLKFLSKLFGSKSERDIKAVQPIVEKIKSEYEQLSPLSDDELRGKTADFKNRIKGYLADIDKEISTLKAEAEDDNLDMSQKTAIYESVDKLSKDRDKKLEEVLMDILPEAFAVVKETSRRLAENKQLVVTATDFDRELAAQKQNVVIEGNQATWKNVWLAAGTEVTWNMVHYDVQLIGGVVLHQGKIAQMATGEGKTLVGTLPTYLNALAGNGVHIVTVNDYLARRDSEWNAPLFEFHGLSVDCIDKHQPNSPQRRKAYASDIVYGTNNEFGFDYLRDNMTQTPDALVQGKLHFAMVDEVDSVLIDDARTPLIISGPIPRGDQHEFYQLKPRIERLVNAQKAYINTVLNEAKKAVKAGDIDPEKGGLALFRAYRGLPKNKALIKYLSEDNHRQILQKVENYYMQEQNKNMPKADAELFFVIDEKNNQVELTEKGIELITASGEDPSFFILPDVGSEIADIEKADIPLEEKAARKEELLRDYSIKAERIHSINQLLKAYTLFENDVEYIVDEGKVKIVDEQTGRIMDGRRYSDGLHQAIEAKENVKVEDATQTYATITLQNYFRMYHKLAGMTGTASTEAGELWEIYKLDVVEIPTNRVALRDDRQDFIYRTAREKYNAVAEEIQKLTEAGRPVLVGTTSVEISELLSRMLQLRKVKHNVLNAKLHQKEADIVAEAGQPGQVTIATNMAGRGTDIKLTDEVKAAGGLAIIGTERHESRRVDRQLRGRAGRQGDPGSSQFFVSLEDNLMRLFASERISNIMVKMGVEEGEVMQHSMLTKSIERAQRKVEENNFGIRKRLLEYDDVMNSQRTVIYTKRKNALFGERLDVDLNNMIFDVVEEIVVDAKEGGSYEDFQIEVIRIFAVNPEISEEEFTSLKIEALTDRLFDQIINAYHTKLNTVAAHTMPVLQNVFEERGNVVENVVIPFSDGLRGIQVATNLKKAIETEGREVFKSFEKGIVLALIDEAWKEHLREMDDLKQSVQNAVYEQKDPIIIYKMEAFNLFKSMLATMNKDIVSFIFKGEIPGQNMQSVPERSVQAAPVQVKATKAELESPIGVSAEDVDTRDLGPTQPIRNENAIGRNDDCPCGSGKKYKNCHGVNS